A single genomic interval of Aedes aegypti strain LVP_AGWG chromosome 1, AaegL5.0 Primary Assembly, whole genome shotgun sequence harbors:
- the LOC5568719 gene encoding uncharacterized protein LOC5568719, producing the protein MASSSSHFFQKGNSAQFDFLLNLYPQVLKVKAENRGAGRKPEKLIRLDEWYQNTLPKLIQKRGKDAHLLHEELVQLMEWKQTRGKSYPQLTHLIKINTPRAVMMETKKAFRKLPNLEQALNALSNLKGVGTTMASALLAAACPETAPFMADECLMAIPEFESIDYTVKEYLKFVTHIQQAADRLNKEFHGPEPENNGTEENGAPQEPPKPKKWTAHKVEMALWAHYVASDLQPDLLKGMPESNGVASTGSAVTVSVANGSAAVPELDNEDDSSQNGVPPSDESNLDSESASKDASVLTNGTALMNTDSMDGSENGNPAPAEAEATETTATSLPADSLDDCTKSGDSLDEAPAVEATAAAVATLCTADGEDSQSSNSQKRPLYCDENSEEQPELSAPKLIKL; encoded by the coding sequence ATGGCCTCGAGCAGTAGCCACTTCTTCCAAAAGGGCAACTCGGCCCAGTTCGACTTCCTGCTGAACCTGTACCCGCAGGTGCTGAAAGTCAAAGCGGAAAATCGCGGCGCCGGCAGAAAGCCCGAAAAGTTGATCCGCCTGGACGAGTGGTACCAGAACACCCTTCCGAAGCTGATCCAGAAGCGCGGCAAAGATGCCCACCTGCTGCACGAGGAGCTGGTCCAGCTGATGGAGTGGAAGCAAACCCGGGGGAAGTCCTACCCCCAGTTGACCCATCTGATCAAGATCAACACGCCGCGGGCCGTCATGATGGAGACGAAGAAAGCCTTCCGCAAACTGCCCAATCTGGAGCAGGCTCTGAATGCGCTATCCAATCTGAAAGGAGTCGGAACGACGATGGCATCTGCACTGTTGGCAGCAGCCTGCCCAGAAACTGCACCCTTCATGGCAGACGAGTGCCTCATGGCGATCCCGGAATTCGAGAGCATCGACTACACCGTCAAGGAGTACCTCAAGTTCGTGACGCACATACAGCAGGCCGCCGACCGGTTGAACAAAGAATTCCACGGCCCAGAACCGGAGAACAATGGCACCGAGGAGAACGGAGCTCCCCAGGAACCACCCAAGCCGAAGAAATGGACCGCCCACAAAGTTGAGATGGCACTTTGGGCGCACTATGTGGCCTCGGACTTGCAGCCGGATCTCCTGAAGGGCATGCCTGAAAGCAACGGAGTCGCCAGCACAGGTTCAGCCGTGACAGTTTCGGTGGCCAATGGTAGTGCAGCGGTTCCAGAACTGGACAACGAAGACGACAGCTCTCAGAATGGAGTCCCACCGTCGGACGAGAGCAACCTGGACAGTGAGAGTGCCTCCAAGGATGCGTCCGTCCTTACCAACGGTACAGCCTTAATGAATACGGACAGCATGGATGGGTCGGAGAATGGAAACCCAGCTCCGGCGGAAGCAGAAGCTACGGAAACCACCGCCACGAGCCTCCCCGCCGACAGTCTAGACGATTGTACCAAATCGGGCGACAGCCTGGATGAGGCTCCGGCCGTGGAAGCAACGGCAGCTGCCGTGGCCACCCTTTGCACTGCCGACGGCGAGGACTCTCAGAGCAGCAACAGCCAGAAACGTCCGCTCTACTGTGACGAAAACTCCGAGGAACAACCGGAACTCAGCGCTCCCAAGTTGATAAAGCTGTAA